The genomic window TCCTGGCTCCCTGGACCGCGCGCGGGCCCAGCTCGCCAGGCACTCGGTGAGCTTGGGCAGCTCCGCCTGACCCGCAGCGACCGCGACCACCAGCTCGACCGCCTGGTCGGCGGTTGGCGGCTCGAGGTCGAAGCCGTTGCGGTCGTAGAACACCGCTCAGCGCTGGAGTTCGAGCTTGACCACCAGGTCGTCCACGAACGCCTCGCGCGCCTCCGGGGCGGCGCCGGCGACCGCCAGGCCGACCAGGTAGGCGGTCACCGGCGCCGCCCGCCGCTCCGAGGAGTGGGCGGCCACCCGGGCCAGCTCGAGCACGGCCTCGATCTCGCCGGCGTCGATGGCCGGCGCGTCCGGGCCCAGCAGGGCGCGGACCTTCTCCAGGAACTCCTCCATCGGACCCTCCATGACGTGTCCCGGGTCTGCCTCCTCAGGTCTGCCTCCTCAGGTCTGCCTCCTCAGGTCTGCCGCACCCTACCGCCGGCCGCCTCGGGACCGCTGGTAGGGTGCGGCAGGGACCATGAGGGTCGGGTCCCGCACGAGGGGCCCTGACCGCCGGCGGGCGCATGAGCGGCCCGTCCGTAGAATTGCTGTCGAGCCGCGTCCCGAGCCTGCTTCGAGGTGACCTCGCCGATGGATCTGCTTCTCCTGCTCCGCCATGCGGTCACCGCGGACACCGGCACGCGGCTCTCGGGCTGGGCGCCAGGCATCCACCTCAGCGACAAGGGCCGCGAGCAGGCCCGGGCCCTGGCCGACCGGCTGGCCGCGGTGGTGATCGACGTCGTCTACGCGAGCCCGCTGGAGCGCTGCCAGGAGACCGCGGCCGCCGTGGCCGAG from Actinomycetes bacterium includes these protein-coding regions:
- a CDS encoding DUF6457 domain-containing protein — encoded protein: MEEFLEKVRALLGPDAPAIDAGEIEAVLELARVAAHSSERRAAPVTAYLVGLAVAGAAPEAREAFVDDLVVKLELQR